In a single window of the Agrobacterium vitis genome:
- a CDS encoding flagellar basal body protein: protein MSISGILNTATSGMLAQQKRLSNVASNIANADTPGYQRLNTNLSASSSGVAATTTRSTDAPVTQDASNVDPLREITDMIGAANGFAANAKVFETGADMWDMLMSVKRD, encoded by the coding sequence ATGAGCATTTCCGGTATTTTGAACACGGCGACATCAGGCATGCTGGCCCAGCAGAAACGGCTGAGCAATGTTGCCAGCAATATCGCCAATGCCGATACGCCCGGATATCAGCGGCTGAACACCAATCTTTCAGCCAGTAGCTCAGGTGTTGCGGCAACCACAACCCGCTCCACGGACGCGCCCGTGACGCAGGACGCGTCGAATGTCGATCCTTTGCGTGAGATAACCGACATGATCGGTGCCGCAAACGGGTTTGCCGCCAATGCGAAAGTGTTCGAGACCGGCGCCGATATGTGGGACATGCTGATGAGCGTCAAACGCGACTAA
- the radC gene encoding RadC family protein translates to MNKPPRFNADETASPSFLPEQDERFDYEEDERGFFAEQVQKPKAMKKAPDTSAKQPEHYHGHRERLRLRFKEKGDEALADYEVLELLLFRLIPRRDTKPIAKALLDRFGSLAGVFGAKHSLLQEVKGVGEAVALDLKLISSAAQRMLKSELKGKQILSSWSSVIDYCHAAMAYETTEQFRILFLDKRNTLIADEVQGRGTVDHTPVYPREVVKRALELSATAIILVHNHPSGDPTPSRADIEMTKTIIDTAKPLGITVHDHVIIGKQGHASLKGLRLI, encoded by the coding sequence ATGAACAAGCCTCCGCGCTTTAACGCCGACGAAACCGCCTCCCCGTCCTTCCTGCCGGAACAGGACGAGCGCTTCGATTACGAAGAGGACGAGCGCGGCTTTTTCGCCGAACAGGTCCAAAAGCCGAAGGCGATGAAAAAGGCGCCGGACACCAGCGCCAAGCAGCCAGAACATTACCATGGCCACCGGGAGCGATTGCGCCTGCGGTTCAAGGAAAAGGGTGATGAGGCGCTGGCCGATTACGAAGTGCTCGAACTACTGCTCTTCAGGCTGATCCCACGGCGTGACACCAAGCCGATTGCCAAGGCTCTGCTGGACCGGTTTGGCAGCCTTGCGGGGGTATTTGGCGCAAAACATAGCCTGCTCCAGGAAGTGAAGGGTGTCGGCGAGGCCGTGGCGCTCGATCTGAAGCTGATTTCATCGGCGGCGCAACGAATGCTGAAAAGCGAGTTGAAGGGCAAGCAGATCCTGTCCTCCTGGTCGAGCGTGATCGACTATTGTCACGCCGCCATGGCCTATGAAACCACCGAACAGTTCCGCATCCTGTTTCTCGACAAGCGCAATACGCTGATCGCTGATGAAGTGCAGGGCCGAGGCACGGTTGACCACACGCCCGTCTATCCGCGCGAAGTGGTCAAACGCGCACTCGAATTATCCGCGACCGCCATCATCCTTGTGCACAACCATCCAAGTGGTGATCCGACCCCATCCCGCGCCGATATTGAGATGACCAAGACCATTATCGACACGGCCAAACCACTCGGCATCACCGTGCATGACCATGTCATCATCGGAAAACAGGGCCATGCCAGCCTGAAAGGCCTGCGGCTGATCTGA
- the map gene encoding type I methionyl aminopeptidase encodes MVNYIDAATAPLKNTGAIRLYGADAFEAMRKACQVTARCLDALAPMVKPGVTTNEIDRFVFDFGMDNGVLPATLNYRGYRHSVCTSINHVVCHGIPDDKPLREGDIVNIDVTYVVDGWHGDSSRMYPVGEIKRAAERLLEVTHECLMRGIEAVRPGARTGAIGAAIQSFAEAQRCSVVRDFCGHGVGQLFHDSPNILHYGRPDEGPEMREGMIFTIEPMINLGKPHVKVLADGWTAVTRDRSLTAQYEHTVGVTSSGCEIFTLSPAGLDRPGLPPLQG; translated from the coding sequence ATGGTAAATTACATCGACGCGGCAACCGCGCCGCTCAAAAACACCGGTGCGATCCGTCTTTATGGCGCGGATGCTTTCGAAGCGATGCGCAAGGCCTGCCAGGTCACAGCCCGCTGCCTGGATGCACTCGCCCCGATGGTGAAGCCCGGCGTTACCACCAATGAAATCGACAGGTTTGTCTTCGATTTTGGCATGGATAACGGCGTTCTGCCTGCAACCCTGAATTATCGTGGCTACCGGCATTCAGTCTGCACCTCGATCAACCATGTCGTCTGCCATGGTATTCCCGATGATAAACCTTTGCGCGAAGGCGATATCGTCAATATCGATGTTACCTATGTGGTGGATGGCTGGCACGGCGATTCCAGCCGGATGTATCCGGTCGGCGAAATCAAGCGCGCTGCCGAACGTCTGCTCGAAGTCACCCATGAATGCCTGATGCGGGGCATAGAGGCCGTCAGGCCGGGAGCGCGCACCGGCGCGATCGGTGCGGCCATCCAAAGCTTTGCCGAGGCGCAGCGCTGTTCCGTGGTACGGGATTTTTGCGGCCACGGGGTTGGACAATTGTTTCACGACAGCCCGAATATCCTGCATTACGGTCGCCCCGACGAAGGCCCGGAAATGCGTGAGGGCATGATCTTCACCATCGAGCCAATGATCAATCTCGGCAAGCCGCATGTGAAGGTGCTGGCCGATGGCTGGACAGCGGTGACCCGCGACCGGTCGTTGACGGCGCAGTATGAACATACGGTCGGCGTTACTTCGTCCGGCTGCGAAATATTCACACTGTCGCCTGCCGGGCTGGACCGTCCGGGCCTGCCTCCCTTGCAAGGCTGA
- a CDS encoding LysR substrate-binding domain-containing protein, which produces MTLEQLTIFLAVAERQHVTRAAEAIGLTPSAVSAAIRALEINHDVLLFNRVGRGIELTQAGRIFIDEARATLDAANHAALVLAELGGLSRGKLTIHASQTVASHWLPRKMMQFHGLYPDIELALTIGNSASVANAVETGSAELGFVEAEIPSDILTHLLVAEDEMVIVVPCGHPLADPAADLPAAILATPWILREQGSGTRAYFEQALKAMDIEPASLTVALTFPSNEAVLSAIGAGGCASALSRSAVQALVASGALQIAPIPLPARHFTALRHRERRISGAARAFLKLTTDSN; this is translated from the coding sequence ATGACGCTTGAACAATTGACCATTTTCCTTGCCGTTGCCGAGCGTCAGCATGTCACCCGGGCGGCAGAGGCAATCGGGCTGACGCCATCTGCCGTCAGCGCTGCCATCCGCGCCTTGGAGATCAATCACGATGTCCTGCTATTCAACCGGGTTGGACGGGGGATCGAGCTTACCCAGGCAGGCCGGATCTTTATCGACGAGGCCCGCGCAACGCTTGATGCCGCAAACCATGCTGCATTGGTGCTGGCCGAACTGGGTGGGTTAAGCCGGGGCAAGCTGACCATCCATGCCAGCCAGACAGTGGCCAGCCATTGGCTGCCACGCAAAATGATGCAGTTTCATGGCCTCTATCCGGATATTGAACTGGCGCTGACCATCGGCAATTCCGCCTCGGTCGCTAACGCCGTCGAGACGGGCAGCGCGGAACTGGGCTTTGTCGAGGCCGAAATACCCTCTGACATATTGACGCATCTGTTGGTCGCAGAAGACGAAATGGTCATCGTCGTCCCCTGCGGCCATCCGCTGGCTGATCCCGCGGCGGATCTACCAGCGGCGATTCTGGCCACGCCCTGGATCTTGCGGGAACAGGGTTCGGGTACGCGCGCCTATTTCGAGCAGGCATTGAAGGCGATGGACATAGAACCGGCGTCGCTGACCGTGGCCTTGACCTTTCCATCCAATGAGGCGGTGCTATCGGCGATTGGGGCGGGCGGCTGCGCCAGCGCGCTGTCCCGGTCGGCAGTGCAGGCGCTTGTCGCAAGCGGCGCATTGCAGATTGCTCCGATCCCGCTTCCGGCTCGTCACTTCACCGCCCTTCGCCACCGTGAGAGGCGCATTAGTGGCGCGGCGCGTGCTTTCCTGAAACTGACGACTGACAGCAATTGA
- a CDS encoding YeiH family protein, with translation MKMRLFRPVISLAPGIALSSAVALGGYALAFTIQRVTGRMPVDALVWCILLGTLVKSLFVLPPVVNKGIHVCAKTVLELAIVLLGASVSIDQIAGSGFTLIAFVIAVLCCGLVSSYVIGRVIGLPHPLALLVACGNSICGNSAIMAAAPVIGADADEVASSIAFTAVLGILVVLLLPLVAFQAGLDPRHYGILAGMTVYAVPQVLAATASFGLVSLQIGTLVKLIRVMMLGPVLLGLGLLGLEMSARGMEMGAGRANERQFSFAHLAPWFIIGFLALMLARSLDVLPHVLLEPSQHLSGFLTTLSMAALGLQVDLRSLLASGGRVLAAGSLSILALGAIALMAIHFMV, from the coding sequence CTGAAAATGCGCCTGTTTCGCCCTGTTATCTCGCTCGCGCCAGGGATTGCCCTGTCCAGTGCTGTCGCTTTGGGAGGCTATGCTCTCGCCTTTACGATTCAGCGTGTCACAGGGCGGATGCCTGTGGATGCCCTGGTCTGGTGCATTTTGCTGGGCACCCTGGTCAAAAGTCTGTTTGTCCTGCCACCGGTCGTGAACAAAGGCATTCACGTCTGCGCGAAAACCGTGCTGGAACTTGCCATCGTCCTTTTGGGTGCGTCGGTCAGCATTGATCAGATCGCCGGAAGCGGGTTCACCCTGATCGCTTTTGTGATTGCCGTGCTCTGTTGCGGCCTGGTCAGCAGCTATGTGATCGGGCGCGTCATCGGATTGCCGCATCCGCTGGCGTTGCTGGTTGCCTGCGGCAATTCCATTTGCGGAAATTCGGCGATTATGGCAGCAGCCCCGGTGATTGGTGCCGATGCCGACGAGGTTGCTTCGTCCATTGCCTTTACGGCGGTGCTTGGCATTCTCGTGGTGCTTCTGCTGCCGTTGGTGGCTTTTCAAGCCGGGTTGGACCCACGCCATTATGGCATTCTGGCGGGCATGACGGTCTATGCCGTTCCCCAAGTGCTTGCGGCCACAGCGTCCTTCGGGCTGGTCAGCCTGCAAATTGGCACGCTGGTCAAACTGATCCGGGTGATGATGCTGGGGCCTGTTCTGCTGGGACTGGGCCTGCTGGGATTGGAGATGAGTGCCAGAGGTATGGAAATGGGAGCGGGGCGCGCAAACGAGCGCCAGTTCTCCTTTGCCCATCTGGCGCCCTGGTTCATCATCGGCTTTCTCGCATTGATGTTGGCGAGATCCCTGGATGTCCTGCCGCATGTCCTGCTGGAGCCGTCGCAGCATCTTTCCGGATTTCTCACCACCCTGTCCATGGCGGCGCTTGGTCTCCAGGTTGATCTTCGCAGCCTGCTTGCGTCCGGGGGCAGGGTGCTGGCGGCGGGCAGCCTCTCGATCCTGGCTCTGGGGGCGATTGCGCTGATGGCCATTCATTTCATGGTGTAG
- the sfsA gene encoding DNA/RNA nuclease SfsA: MIFDPPLVVATLVRRYKRFLFDAVLEDGSEITGFCANTGSMRGLTAPGSRIYLSQSDRPGRKYRYGFELIETDGTLVGVNTSLPNRLAHEAIRAGLVSDLLQYPQIRTEQRYGENSRIDLLLLCPGKADCYVEVKNVHFIRDTGLAEFPDSVTTRGAKHLIEMAKLVAAGKRAAMLYVIQRQDCDALAICADLDPAYGLAFTAAISQGVEAYAVKCAITPSGIIPACGVPVRLTV, translated from the coding sequence ATGATTTTCGATCCGCCATTGGTCGTAGCAACGCTTGTGCGACGCTACAAACGTTTTCTCTTCGACGCGGTGTTGGAAGACGGCAGTGAAATCACCGGTTTTTGCGCCAATACCGGCTCAATGCGCGGGCTGACAGCGCCCGGCTCGCGTATTTATCTGTCGCAAAGCGACAGGCCGGGCCGGAAATATCGCTATGGGTTTGAGCTGATCGAAACCGATGGCACATTGGTCGGCGTCAATACCAGCCTTCCCAACCGTTTGGCTCACGAGGCGATCCGCGCCGGTCTGGTTAGCGATCTCTTACAGTATCCGCAGATCCGCACCGAGCAGCGCTACGGCGAGAACTCCAGGATCGACCTGCTATTGTTGTGTCCTGGCAAAGCGGATTGCTATGTCGAAGTGAAGAACGTTCATTTTATCAGGGACACCGGATTGGCGGAATTTCCAGATAGCGTTACCACGAGAGGCGCGAAACATTTAATCGAAATGGCCAAGCTGGTGGCGGCAGGCAAGCGGGCGGCCATGCTCTATGTGATCCAGCGGCAAGATTGCGATGCCCTGGCAATCTGCGCCGATCTCGATCCCGCCTATGGTTTGGCCTTTACCGCCGCCATAAGCCAGGGCGTCGAAGCCTATGCGGTGAAATGCGCGATCACACCTAGCGGGATCATTCCGGCGTGCGGCGTTCCCGTGCGCCTGACGGTTTGA
- a CDS encoding PHA/PHB synthase family protein, producing the protein MALTTASKDQGRAGQSRPASDAPEAGPETGSETGQKTSKTADKADGSEKTGSGNAGFNFNQAGFDPSLLDPYIVKDPEALAINLAKALENLGKAASTWIAPREKTGLVDPVAEPAVELVKTLSGVAEYWMTDPQRSLEAQTHLMTSLFGVWMKSLSRLSMPAQTPPPPEPIKDKRFADADWQRNPFFDFLRQAYLVLSDWAEKLVENTQGMDEHARHKALFYVRQMTAALSPVNFVMTNPQLYRETVATSGANLVKGMKMFAEDMAAGQGELRMRQTDTSKFALGTNMALTPGKVVAQSDVCEVIQYEPATDKVLKRPLLICPPWINKFYILDLNPEKSFIKYCVDQGHTVFVISWVNPDQRHANKDWLSYIREGVDFALDTVEKATGEKKVNAIGYCVGGTLLSAAMALHAKEGNSRIASATLFTTQVDFTHAGDLKVFVDEEQVSGLEEKMRQKGYLDGSKMASAFNMLRSSELIWPYFVNNYLKGQDPTAFDLLYWNADSTRMAAANHSFYLRNCYLENNLARGKMQLDGKTLSLKDVKIPIYNLATKEDHIAPAKSVFVGSACFGGPVTYVMSGSGHIAGVVNPPDKRKYQFWTNGKPEGTFEDWVAGAEETAGSWWPHWQKWIEGLDKRRVAARKPGGTALNAIGDAPGSYVLERVLRLAGR; encoded by the coding sequence ATGGCATTGACCACAGCATCGAAGGACCAGGGTCGCGCCGGTCAATCCCGTCCCGCGTCCGACGCGCCGGAAGCAGGCCCAGAAACAGGGTCAGAAACCGGACAAAAAACCAGCAAGACAGCTGATAAGGCTGACGGTTCCGAAAAGACCGGTTCGGGCAATGCGGGCTTCAATTTCAACCAAGCGGGCTTCGACCCGTCCCTGCTCGATCCCTATATCGTCAAGGACCCTGAAGCGCTTGCCATCAATCTCGCCAAGGCGCTTGAGAATCTCGGCAAGGCGGCCTCCACCTGGATCGCGCCGCGTGAAAAAACTGGCCTCGTCGATCCGGTGGCGGAACCTGCCGTCGAACTGGTCAAGACCCTGTCAGGCGTGGCGGAATACTGGATGACCGATCCGCAGCGCAGCCTGGAGGCACAGACACATCTGATGACCTCGCTGTTCGGCGTCTGGATGAAGAGCCTGAGCCGCCTTTCCATGCCGGCCCAAACGCCTCCCCCGCCCGAACCGATCAAGGACAAGCGATTCGCGGATGCTGACTGGCAGCGAAATCCGTTCTTCGATTTTTTGCGCCAGGCCTATCTGGTCTTGTCCGACTGGGCTGAGAAACTGGTGGAAAATACGCAAGGCATGGATGAGCATGCGCGCCATAAGGCGCTGTTCTACGTCCGGCAGATGACGGCGGCGCTGTCGCCGGTCAATTTCGTCATGACCAACCCGCAGCTTTACCGCGAGACGGTCGCCACCAGCGGCGCCAATCTGGTCAAGGGCATGAAAATGTTTGCCGAAGACATGGCCGCCGGTCAGGGCGAATTGCGGATGCGTCAGACCGACACCAGCAAATTCGCGCTGGGCACCAATATGGCGCTGACGCCGGGCAAGGTCGTCGCCCAGAGCGATGTCTGCGAGGTCATTCAATACGAACCCGCCACTGACAAGGTGCTGAAGCGACCCCTGCTGATCTGCCCGCCCTGGATCAACAAATTCTATATTCTGGATCTCAACCCGGAAAAGAGCTTCATCAAATATTGCGTCGACCAGGGCCACACGGTCTTCGTGATTTCCTGGGTCAATCCCGATCAACGCCATGCGAACAAGGACTGGCTGTCCTATATTCGCGAAGGCGTGGATTTTGCCCTCGACACCGTCGAGAAAGCCACTGGCGAAAAGAAGGTCAATGCCATCGGCTATTGCGTTGGCGGCACTCTGCTCTCAGCCGCCATGGCGCTGCATGCCAAGGAAGGCAATAGCCGTATTGCCAGCGCCACATTGTTCACCACCCAGGTGGATTTCACCCATGCAGGCGACCTCAAAGTCTTCGTGGATGAGGAACAGGTGAGCGGGCTGGAGGAGAAGATGCGGCAGAAGGGCTATCTGGACGGCTCGAAAATGGCCTCGGCCTTCAACATGCTGCGCTCATCCGAACTGATCTGGCCCTATTTCGTCAACAATTACCTGAAGGGCCAGGACCCGACCGCCTTCGATCTTTTGTACTGGAATGCCGATTCAACCCGAATGGCGGCGGCTAATCACTCCTTCTACCTGCGCAATTGCTACCTGGAAAACAATCTGGCGCGCGGCAAGATGCAACTGGATGGCAAGACCCTGTCGCTGAAGGACGTGAAAATCCCGATCTACAATCTCGCCACCAAGGAAGACCATATTGCCCCGGCAAAATCGGTGTTTGTCGGATCGGCCTGCTTTGGCGGTCCCGTCACCTATGTGATGAGCGGATCGGGCCATATCGCCGGTGTGGTCAATCCGCCCGATAAGCGCAAATACCAATTCTGGACCAATGGCAAGCCGGAGGGCACATTCGAGGATTGGGTGGCAGGAGCCGAGGAAACTGCCGGTTCCTGGTGGCCGCATTGGCAGAAATGGATCGAAGGATTGGACAAACGCCGCGTCGCGGCCCGCAAACCGGGCGGCACGGCGCTGAATGCCATAGGGGATGCGCCGGGCTCTTACGTGCTGGAGAGAGTTCTAAGATTGGCCGGACGATAG
- a CDS encoding LL-diaminopimelate aminotransferase, protein MEEFHKVRRLPPYVFEQVNRLKASARAGGADIIDLGMGNPDLPTPQNIVDKLCEAVQDPRTHRYSSSKGIPGLRRAQAAYYARRFNVKLNPETQVVATLGSKEGFANMAQAITAPGDVILCPDPTYPIHAFGFLMTGGVIRSIPVEPDETFFPPLERAVRHSIPKPLALIINYPSNPTARVASLDFYKDVIAFAKKHELIVLSDLAYSEIYFDGNPPPSVLEVPGAMDVAVEFTSMSKTFSMPGWRMGFAVGNERLISALARVKSYLDYGAFTPIQVAATHALNGDGTDVAEVRNIYKRRRDVLVESFGKAGFEVPPPAATMFAWAKIPEKFRHLGSLEFSKLLVEKADMAVAPGIGFGEQGDDYVRIALVENEHRIRQAARNLKRFLSTADDTLHNVVSLNAHR, encoded by the coding sequence ATGGAAGAGTTTCACAAAGTTCGGCGTCTGCCGCCCTATGTTTTCGAACAGGTCAACCGTTTGAAGGCAAGCGCGCGAGCCGGTGGCGCTGATATCATCGATCTCGGCATGGGCAATCCCGATCTTCCGACTCCGCAGAACATTGTCGACAAGCTCTGCGAGGCCGTGCAGGACCCCCGCACCCATCGCTATTCCTCGTCCAAGGGTATTCCGGGGCTGCGCCGGGCGCAGGCCGCCTATTATGCCCGCCGTTTCAATGTGAAGCTCAATCCTGAGACCCAGGTTGTCGCGACGCTGGGATCGAAGGAAGGCTTTGCCAATATGGCGCAGGCGATCACCGCGCCGGGCGACGTTATCCTTTGCCCCGATCCGACCTACCCGATCCATGCGTTTGGCTTCCTGATGACCGGCGGTGTGATCCGTTCCATCCCGGTCGAGCCGGATGAAACCTTCTTCCCGCCGCTGGAGCGCGCGGTGCGCCACTCGATTCCCAAGCCCTTGGCGCTGATCATCAACTATCCGTCCAATCCAACGGCGCGGGTCGCCTCGCTGGATTTCTACAAGGACGTGATTGCCTTTGCCAAGAAGCATGAATTGATCGTGCTTTCGGATCTCGCCTATTCGGAAATCTATTTCGATGGCAATCCACCGCCATCGGTATTGGAAGTTCCAGGCGCCATGGATGTCGCGGTGGAGTTCACCTCGATGTCAAAGACCTTTTCCATGCCCGGCTGGCGCATGGGCTTTGCCGTCGGCAATGAGCGGCTGATCAGTGCATTGGCCCGGGTGAAATCCTACCTGGATTACGGTGCGTTCACGCCGATCCAGGTGGCCGCAACCCATGCGCTGAATGGCGATGGCACGGATGTTGCCGAAGTGCGTAATATCTACAAGCGCCGCCGCGACGTGCTGGTCGAAAGCTTCGGCAAGGCCGGTTTCGAAGTGCCGCCACCGGCGGCCACGATGTTTGCCTGGGCAAAAATTCCGGAAAAATTCCGCCATCTCGGCTCGCTGGAATTTTCCAAGCTGCTGGTGGAAAAGGCCGATATGGCTGTGGCGCCAGGCATTGGCTTTGGCGAGCAGGGCGATGATTATGTCCGCATCGCGCTGGTTGAAAACGAGCATCGTATCCGCCAGGCCGCCCGCAATCTGAAGCGGTTCCTGTCGACGGCGGATGACACGCTGCACAATGTCGTATCGCTCAACGCGCATCGTTGA
- a CDS encoding homoserine dehydrogenase, producing the protein MADALKIGIAGLGTVGASLARILQTRTQALTVACGRPIAISAVSARDKTRDRGVDLTGITWFDSPVEMAEKADIDVFVELIGGAEGPAEHSVRAALGRGVHVVTANKALLARHGVELAKLAEEKGLLINYEAAVAGGIPVIKTLRESLTGNDFSRIYGIMNGTCNYILTRMEKEGLSFADCLAEAQRLGYAEADPTFDIEGNDTAHKLSILTTLAFGSQIAADEIYLEGISNISIDDINAARDLGYRIKLLGVAQKTATGIEQRVHPTMVPLDSVIAQVDGVTNAVALESDILGELLMVGPGAGGNATASAVLGDITDIAKSRPGAQMVPVLGRPAHLLEPYVQAEMTRHEGGYFIRLTVVDRTGVFASIATQMAKNNISLESIVQHSQTSSDADQTKTIILVTHATLEKSVRQAVAAIKEEGYLLGEPQVIRIERPKTA; encoded by the coding sequence ATGGCTGATGCCCTTAAGATCGGCATTGCGGGTCTCGGAACCGTTGGTGCGTCGCTGGCGCGTATTTTGCAAACCCGCACACAAGCGCTTACCGTGGCCTGCGGACGGCCGATCGCCATTTCGGCGGTCTCGGCACGCGACAAGACCCGTGATCGCGGCGTGGATCTTACCGGTATCACCTGGTTCGACAGCCCGGTCGAGATGGCTGAAAAGGCCGATATCGACGTGTTTGTCGAGCTGATTGGCGGTGCGGAAGGACCAGCCGAACATTCCGTTCGCGCGGCCCTCGGTCGCGGCGTGCATGTGGTGACTGCAAACAAGGCGCTGCTGGCCCGCCACGGTGTGGAACTGGCCAAGCTAGCGGAAGAAAAGGGCCTTTTGATCAACTATGAAGCTGCTGTCGCTGGCGGTATCCCGGTTATCAAGACGCTGCGCGAATCGCTGACCGGCAATGACTTTTCGCGGATCTACGGCATCATGAACGGTACCTGCAATTACATCCTGACCCGGATGGAAAAGGAGGGCCTGAGCTTTGCCGATTGCCTGGCTGAAGCCCAGCGTCTCGGCTATGCCGAGGCCGATCCGACCTTCGATATCGAGGGCAATGACACTGCGCATAAGCTGTCGATCCTGACGACGCTGGCCTTCGGCAGCCAAATTGCCGCTGACGAGATCTATCTTGAAGGCATCAGCAATATTTCCATCGACGACATCAACGCCGCCCGCGATCTCGGCTACCGAATCAAGCTGCTCGGCGTGGCGCAAAAGACCGCCACCGGCATTGAGCAGCGCGTCCATCCGACCATGGTGCCACTCGATTCGGTGATTGCCCAGGTCGATGGCGTGACAAATGCGGTTGCGCTGGAATCCGATATTCTCGGCGAATTGCTGATGGTCGGCCCCGGCGCCGGTGGCAATGCCACGGCATCCGCCGTGCTGGGTGACATTACCGACATCGCCAAAAGCCGCCCCGGCGCGCAGATGGTTCCGGTTCTGGGCCGCCCCGCGCATCTGCTTGAACCCTATGTTCAGGCTGAGATGACCCGGCATGAAGGCGGCTATTTCATCCGCCTGACCGTGGTCGACCGCACCGGCGTTTTCGCCAGCATTGCGACGCAGATGGCGAAAAATAACATTTCGCTCGAATCGATTGTCCAGCACTCGCAGACGTCGTCTGACGCCGACCAAACCAAGACAATCATCCTCGTCACCCATGCTACATTGGAAAAATCCGTGCGCCAGGCCGTTGCCGCCATCAAGGAGGAAGGCTATCTGCTGGGTGAGCCGCAAGTGATCCGCATCGAGCGGCCGAAAACAGCTTAG